A segment of the Hemicordylus capensis ecotype Gifberg chromosome 6, rHemCap1.1.pri, whole genome shotgun sequence genome:
AAGAGACTGGCAGTCTTGGGATAGTGGCTGCTAGTCAGTCAATCCCTCCATAGCCTCTGAATCTGAGACTACAGAGGGATTGGCTGACCTGCCCATTCAAGATgttcctcctgctgccactgctgccgttTCCATTTTTCCTCCTCTTGGTTCAGCTCTTGTGCCACAATGGTGAGAGGGAAAGAACCTGACCCACAAGCAGACCTCAccctgcttcctccctgctctatCTAACcattgcccaggaggaggaggaggaggaggaggagatagagGTGTGCTACCCAGatagttccttccttccttggagaAGTGAGAGAGAGCCAGGAAGGGACTGGGAAGAGACTGGGAGTAGGTGGCAAGAGTGAGTAACTTCTGATTCTTCACCAtcaacttctttgctgcacatttGCACCACCAGCTTTGGCAGCAGAAAGGATAAATAGGATATCTGGCTTTGGTTCAGGAACCAAAATCCCCTTTTATGACATTGCTTCATATGGGAAAATTGGTTCTGAAATGAGCCTTTTGACTTAAggcagttttcaggaaccaaatgtgtcataagtctgaggacttcctgtatataAGAATGACTTATGACATCATAGTAGTAAAATGGGCATAAGAACCCGTGGCATCTTCAAATAAAAGGTTTTGAGAAACTCTAGGAAGCTGATTCTAGCTAGAGTTAACAGTATGGGGTACATGAACCATTGCTCTGATGCTGCACAAATCAggtacacactctctctctctctctctctctctctcttacagtttacaggtttttaaaattgtatatatTTCTACTTCTTTTAAGATCAATCTTcacaaggaaacttccagaaattTCAAAACAAGACAGTAAAATCACAtgcaataaaacatttaaaacaacaacaaaaaagcagaaTTACAGCTATTAAAAAGCAGCTCAAGACAAGCAGGGCTTGATGGATTTTCTCAAGGGGGGAGTTCCATAGCATTGGTGCTACCACTGTAAAGACTCTGTTTCTGGTACTTGCCAAACTCTGTTTCTGGTACTTGCCAGGATTATTGTGAAGATAAATGGGGGTGGAGGGAACCATTTGTCcttccctgagctccttgaaggaagaatggtataaaaatgttacgTAAATATATATGGTGGGATAAAAATCACAGGgtggaaaatgaaaataaaaaaaacattCCTAAGCATAATTTGAATGTTTATCTTCACATTGATCTTAAAAACATTCATCTTATTTTCTGTATTTACAGGTCTGACAAATCGAGACTATGAGAACCTAACCAGCAGGGCAGTGGCTGAAACAAACCAGTATGATATCACTGGGACAGCAATGAGCATAGCCGCTAACCGGATTTCACACACTTTTAATCTGACTGGACCATCCCTTGCCATTGATACTGCCTGTTCATCATTCCTCTCTGCTTTGCACTTTGCCTGCAATGCCATTAAACAGGGTATTGGAATCTAAAGTAAATGGATATGAAGACTGTGAACATTTATGTTTAGACTTGCTAGGGCTCCTAATCTCCATAATGGTGGGGGAGGGCTATTAGAATGACTTCCTTCAGagctgatggatccaaattcttTCCTGGTAGCTTTGGGGCTGTGCCAGCTTGATGCCCTCCATCCCTGAAGACAATGGCAAGAAGCTGCCCCGTCCATGTAGCTGATGCCACAAATGCGGCCCCACTCCTCACTGGCCCCACCCCATCTCTGCCTCCCACATCCAGTTACTACCCTTTTGCAGTTTTGTACATGTGCCCAGCAGGAGGAagaatgcagcaggaggctttacagacagagctTTATGCTGTGAGGTATCCGAGGAGCAACTctacttcacagcagattcaAGACCATTTAATCTGGCGGATTAGGTGGAACATTCACATAGCCCTCAGCTGCTCCCCTATGTACATCAAAGACAAGCATTGGAACTTAGCAGAAACATCGAGGTTCCCCCCtccaaagctgctggaaatagaggattatatTTTAAGTTGGACATACCTCAGGCTAAACCAGATTTTGCAGcctcccttttgggggggggggagccttgtctgtcctggtccctgataggcCGCAGGGAGgtggtcgggttaaatccagcgaatatgtggactggcacactccaatcaagAGTGGATTCGAGGGGAAagtcctgtctgtaaaacctccagctgATACTTGGAGAAAAGGGGAATGaaagcaagagagggagagagctgctgccgccaTGATAGAAAAGCTCAGGCAGCCAGTGATGCAAAAGTCAGTGACAGAAAGCCCAGGCAGCCTGGGCTTTCCATCACTAGCTGCTGCATTGCTGGGCTTCCCTTCACAGAATTTGGCCCCAttaaggtggcagcagcagttctGAGGGAAAGAGCTGCCACTCATTTACAGTTGCAGCTGCCAGCTATGGGAAAGTCCAGACAGCTGCTCCACACTTCCTCCTGCTAATCATGCCATGTAAGGGAAAGGGCGGTGCCCAAGCATGGGCAGGTGGGGATGGGTCAAAGGAGCAATGGGTGGGACAACATCAGTACAGACTCCCAGCCAGCAACTGGGTCCAGGGGCAcacagggtgaggcaggcagggggtgTATTCTGACGCctcaaaaagccccccccccaagtgctacctgaggtgattgcctcaatTCACTTCATGGGCAGGCTGTCCCTGCTTTGATAAAAAAATTCTCCTATTCCTGCGGATGATCCTGTTGTGGCCCCAGTTGACCTCTGGAATAGGGAAATGAACACCCTCTTTCCATTGCTGAGGCTGAATGGCTCCCTGGTTTTCTGGGGATCTGCTGGCAATGAAGGAATATTGCTAATAAACCAATACATCTCTGAGAATCTGCAAGCTCATCAGTtgctaaaacagtttaaaaatatgttcCGATTGATCCATGAAAGAATATTCTGACATCTTGAAATACGTGTAGAGTGAAAGATGTGTTGAGTCACAGAAATCAGCTCCTTGTGAATATCATCCCATTCTTTCACTTGTAATGACTTCAAGTAggctctgtttgtttttatgtacATTAACACAGGAGACTGTGAATCTGCTCTTTGTGGAGGAGTGAACTGCATTATAGATCCTTGGAAGTTTGTGTCCAtgagtaaagcaaaaatggtctCTTCTGAAGGAATCAGTAAAGCATTTTCTAAAAAGGCAGATGGTTATGGAAGAGGAGAAGGCTGTGGTGTTCTTTTGTTAAAGCCACTCAAAAAGGTAAGCTGTTCATACTGTGCTCCCCACACTGCTCCAAATTCTGCAGACCGCTCTATACCCATTTAGTTTCCTTTGAATAAGAGACCACCTATAGACTTATAGTTTGTTTGGAATATTTGCTTATGAATAAATATACAAGCAGATCTTTGTTGTAAAAAATGCAGTCAGAGAAGATTTGTACCTTGCTAAGTCATCAGTCTAACAATATGGGGGAAACATGACACAGAAAGCTATACTGTGTATGGGAAAGAGAAGGCTAGTTTGGCAAAGGACAAAAGATTGTACTTAAAACAAATTTAACTGATGGATGCTTCCACTATTAAAAGAAATTGGTACATAAATATAGTCATGTTGAAATAATTACTCAAAAATAACCAAACAACCCACCGTGACTAGAACAATCTAAAGAGAAGTACTCAGACCGTCAACTTAACTTCCACAATAAATTTATCTGATAAACATATCAgagccaaagtggcttacacgcTGGATATGACAAAGTGCATAAACATATATAACAAGAAGTATTCCCCCAGATGTATGCTATGTTGGCTCTGATATGTTTATCAGATAAATTTATTGTGGGAGTTAAGTTGACGGTCTGAGTACTCCTCTTTAGATTGTTCTAGTCACGGTGGGTTGTTTGGTTATTTTTGTTACTATCGCATGACTCCTGTTGGTTTAGCAATGAAATAATTACTCATGCTTTATAACATTAGATATCCTTGTCATcccacctacccccacccccaaacaggcAAAGGAAGAATTCAACAAGATATGGGGTGTCGTCAGCATCAGTGCAATCAACCAGAATGGATCTGTCACTCCAGCCACAGGAACATCTCATATAGAACAAGAAAAATTATTGCTCAGCATTTACCCAACTCATATCGATCCATCAGCTGTGCAGTACATTGAAACACTTGGCACAAGTAACCCTTCTGTAGATGCCATTGAAGCAGAAAGCCTGGGCAATATTATTGGTAAAAAGAGGTCTCCAAAAGTATCTGCTCTCAAGATTGGTTCAGTTAAAGGGAACATTGGGCACACGGAGTCAGCTGCTGGGGCAGCAGGATTAATCAAAGTTCTTCTCATGATGCACCATGGAAAGATTGTCCCATCTTTGCGCTTCTCAGAGAGCAATAGCAGCATAAATACTGAGAAATTAAATCTCTGTGTTCCAACCATGGTGGAGAAGTGGGATGAGTCTAGTGAATATGGCAGAGTAGCTGCGGTCAACTGTTTTGGATTTGGAGGGACTAATGTCCATGTAGTAGTCAGACAGGTTAAGCAAGCCcaggctcttcctccaagtaaaAGACCTGCTGAATTGTTTGTCATCTCTGCAGCTTCACGTTATTCTCTCAAACAAGCAATGGAAGACACAGCTAGACATGTCAACACAAGTGCCTCGGCAACACTCCCAGATCTGGCCTACACATCTGCATGTAGAAGAAGCCATATAAACTACAAGTACCGAAAAGCATTTGTGGCATCCTCCCTCCAACACTTAGAGCAACAGCTTTCTTCTGCAGCTGAAATGGAAATAGCTCCATCAAATAAGCCTCCAGAATTAGTTTTTGTGTTCTCTGGTAATAATCTGAATTTCAAAGGGATCTGCAAAATCCTGCTGAGAAGTGAGCCAGTATTTAGAGACAAATGTATtgaaataaaacaattatttcaGCAGTTCTCACCCACTGGAATTTGGGAATTAACAGGAAGCGACCATAAAGATTTGTCCAGGCCTGAAATTGCCCAGCCCTTACTCTTCACACTGCAGGTGGCCTTGGTTACTCTTCTACAGTCCTGGGGAATTAAGCCAACTGCTGCTGTTGGCCATTCAGTCGGTGAAGTTGCTGCTGCCCATTGTGCTGGCTTTCTTTCCCTGGAAGACGCTGTCAAAGTCATCTATCACAGGAGCAGGCTACAGGCTAAGGTCCCTGGAGGCCGAATGTTGGTGGTTGGGAACATCCCTGTTGAAGAAGTGTCAGGAACCCTTGAAGCATTGAAGGGCAAGGTCTGTGTTGCAGCATTTAATGGTCCACAGTCTTGTACGTTGTCGGGAGATGCAGATTCCATCAATGCCCTTCAGAAAGACTTATCTGAACGCTTCATCAAAAGAAATATCTTTCTTCATGATGTAAATGGACCAATTGCATATCACAGCCACATGATGGATCCAGTCCTAGCAGAGATGGCAGCAAATCTATCAGAATTAAAGAAAGGGAAGCCAGAAATTGACCTAATTTCTACAACAGGGAAGGCTCCTTCAGATGCTGACTTTGTTACAGGCGACTACTGGGCCAGACAAGCTCGTGATCCTGTTTGTTTTGCCCAGGCCTTAACAGATTTGGCAAAAGACAGGGAAAATATTGTATTTGTAGAAATAGGTCCTCACAGAGCATTGCAGAGATACATCTTTGAAACTCTGGGAACAGAAACTAGAGCTTTGCTTTCCTTACAAATAGATAAAGAATACATTACACTTCTTAATCTTATAAAAGATGTATTTGAATTGGGATTGAATGTCAATTGGCAAAACCTTTATGAAGGATATCAAAGTGTACCATCAGCCTATCCCAGGTATCAGTTTGATCATACAAAACTCATGCCTCATTTGAACATTAACCAGCAAGCAACTAATAGAACTACATGTTCAAGTCATCCTTTAATTTGCAGTGTAAATACTGACAACTCCGAATTCATCTGTTCTCTTTCTCGGTCCCCGACACAGTATTTATATGAGTACAAGAAtcatggagttactttggttccTAGTACCTTTTTTGTGGAACTTGCTCTGGCAGCTGTGATTAGTAGCTTGAGACCAAAAGTACCCTTAAGTTTGTGTCAGATGAATATAATTTTTGCTTCACCATGTGTGTTAAAAGAAAATCCCCATGATTTTAAGATAAAGGTGGAGTCTCAACAACGGATTTCAGAGTTCAGAATATTATCTGGAGCAGCAAATATGGTTCATGTCTCAGGACATGTCACGAAGAATACTGAAACATTTATTGAAGAAAAAAGCATTTCCCTTCAAGACATTTTTCAGAGGTGTAGATCTGTTGCTAGCAATGATAAGGTTTATGAAACATTGTCACTATCTGGATTCCACTATGGCCCTACTTTTAGGCAGCTAAGTGACATATTTTATTGTGAAGAGCTGAAGGAAGCTATCACAACTGTTAAAGTCAAGAGACAGATAGCAGAAGAAATGCATGAGTATTGCATCCATCCGATACTCTTAGATTGTTTTCTACAAATGGCAAGAGTTCTGGCTACAGTTACTTCCAAGATCCAAGTAGTAGGTCTTTCTAGTATAAGCAGCCTTGTTGTTGCTCGGCCTTTGGAAGAGGAAATGATGATATATCTGAAGACAAGCAAGTCCACTGATAATTACTTAGAGTTTTGTGGGTGCTTCACAGATAAATATGGCTTTGTTTTGTCAGAACTGAAATGTGTCCAGATCACTTGTGTGAAGGACATTCCCAAGAAAGACAATGAGGTCTTGTTTGAAAATAAGTGGAGAGAAATAACTTCCGATCAAACAATGCAAAATTTACCCAAAGCACCTAGAGTTGTAGTGTTTGCTGACAAATTTGGAATAGCACAGCAACTGAAGAACTACTTACACAGTGAATCCAGATTTGTTACCTATCAGGACTGGGACAAAATGTTGGTAACCAAGAGAACAGATACCAGTGCACAAAATAAGATTAATTTGGAACTGCAGGGCTACCATGATGTTCTCTTTATGTGGGGAATCCAAAAACTGAATGAAACTTTACCAGAGAAAGTGGTGAAATATTCAGTAAGGTGCTGTGAGGCATTTCGTCAAGTTGTTATTGCTTTAAAGGAGAAGAAGTCTAATTGTTCCATCACAATAATCACTTTCAGGACATCAGATGGGAAAGTAGATCATATAAATTCTGGCTTTGGTTTGTATGGCATGACTCGAACATGTATGATTGAAGTCCCTGAAATCACATTTCAAATAATTGATATCAGCTCCACAAGCACAATAGATATCTCAGCCTTAGCAGATGTTTTAGTAAAGTACAAAGCACAGGATTATCCAGAAGTCTGGATTGATGAAGGGAGAATTTACAGTTCTGAAATCAGGCGCACACATATTGAAGCCACAGCCTTCAATATGCCTCCCCAGCCACTTCAGAACTCAGAAATGTGCATTTTGTACACAGCAGATCCATATGATGTGAATAAACTATCAGCAGAACTTGCCAGTCCATGTGCTCAACTTGGCAACCACAGTGTTGAAGTTCAAGTTGAAAAAATAAGCATCCATTCAGAAGACTATTTTCCTGTTACCGTGTCCAGCTGTAAGTTTGGGAAAACTCTGTATTGGAATTCACATACAACAGATAAGCACCAGCTATTAGCACTAGACTTCACCGGCACTGTAACTGCAACAGGTACTGAAGTGAAAAAGATCAAAGTGGGGGACCATATTGTTTCGTGTTATCCAGTTTCTGCAGCTTCAAGAGTTAAAATTCCAGAAACTGTTTGTTTCAATACCCAGAAATTTCCATACTTTAGAAACATACCATGCATGTCATTCTTTTGGGTTGCAAGAGAGGTTTTACATAAAACACTGCCAATGCCCAAACATAGTGAAATGTTAGGTATTATTTCTACTGAGCCTGAGTCAGTTTTGTGCAAAGTAATTATGTTTTTAGCCCAGGACATAGGATGGAAAACAATAATTACAAACCATCTGACTGGTCTATGGCAACGTGTTAATCAGTGTCATGCCCTCATTTTTCTACCTCCACTAAATGGAATTTTTAAACAGGGGCTAACTTGTCTCTTTCATCTTCGAGACATTGTACTGATCTATGGCACTGAGCAGCCAGAATGTCTGAGATATCTGATTGGAAGTGATCATGAACATATCCACATCCACACTGTCAATCTTATCCATATTTTTCAGAAAGCATCTCTGATTCAGTCCCAGAAGGATATCTATTGGTGGCTTAAGTCAGTGAATATGAAACAATTAAGACATCTCCCATTTTCAATTTTTCAGCAAGCAGGAAAGCTTGAACCTTCAGATATTGCTATATCTTATTTCAACTGCAAAAGTGTCCCAGTTGCAGTGCTGAAAAGTGAGGAGGAGGACAGCAAGACCTCAGACATACCAGTGATGGAAACAGGCAAGAGACTATTTAAGCAGAATGCAGTTTACATAGTCACTGGGGGACTCACTGGGCTTGGCTTTGAAAcagtaaaatttgtagctcagaATGGAGGAGGACGCATTCTGATACTTTCAGAAAAAAACTTGAGTGCTGAGATgcaaaaggaaataaataatCTCCAGGATCACTGTGGGTGGTGCAGAATAGCCAGCTTGCAATGCAATGTTATTTTCAGTTCTGAGGTTGAAAAAGCCATAAGGTCAATCAGTAAAATGTTTCCAAACTGTCCAATCAAAGGAGTATTCCATAGTGCTATGATTTTACATGACCAGCCTCTTGAAATGCTAACCATGCCTCACTTTGAAAAAGTTTTAAATCCAAAAGTAGCAGGGGCAATCAATCTGCATCGCGCTACGCAAGGCCAGGAGCTGGACCATTTTGTATGTCACTCATCTGTTTCGTCGTTTCTTGGAAATGCAACACAGTCAAACGATGCAGCTGCCAATTCCTTCTTAGACTTCTTCTGCCACTACAGGAGAAACAAGGGCCTTTCAGGACAGTCTATTAACTGGGGAGTATTACACTTGGGAGACCTGCAAGGTCAAGAACATATTGGAAATATATTACAACCTAACGGTATAGAGGTTCTACAAGTGAATGACATTCATGAGTATCTTAAAAGAAGCTTAATTCTAAACAATCCTCAGCAAGTTGTTGCAAAACTCAATTTTCAAACTTTAGCCAATTATGTTTTATCACAAAATTTATCACTGAGGAGtcgtttttatagtcttgtttctGAAGAAACTGCTAGCAATTCTGAGCTCACCAGTGAAACTGCATCCCCAAATCTCTCTCTACCTGTAGATTACATCACTTCACTTTTGAATGGTCTCAGTGACACACAGCTTGGTGATATTTCATTGCATACACCACTTTGCTCACTGGGGATAGACTCTACAGTAGCCTTTTCACTACAGAATCGCATCCTTTTGGAAAGGGGACTGGAAATACCCCTTGTGAAACTACTTGATCCTCACTCAACCATATCAACTTTAATCTTATATCTGAAAGAAAATTCTAACACAACAAATTCTCATGTAGCTCAGTGTTCTGATGCTGGAAGCTGGTTGTAGGAACACTTTTCCTGGTGTTAACTTAGATGAACCATCAGTAATAGCTGAATGTTCCCAATATTTTGTCAGTTCAGAGCTCAATGGATAACTAAGGCTACCctgattttaaaaacatactCTATTCAGGACAGGACTTGAGCAGGGTTGGCTTCAGGACATTGCACCTGTAGGTCCAAGCACTCGGAGTCAGGGGACTGCTACAGATAATCTGCCCCAGGagattttacagacagggctttccctcctgattggagtgtgccagtccacatattcgctggatttaacccgacctccctgcaggctatcaggaaCCAGGGCAGAcaaggctttgtttttctccaaagggaggctgcgaattctggcttagcccgagttatgtctggtgtaaaaaaaaaatcctctatttccagcagcttttgaaaaaaacaactctggggcttctgcttaccccccacccccaggtgttgatggaggtgttgatggctatgcaaaggaggtgctgatgtctatgtgaatggtccatctaatcccttgaattaaaatgcctcgaatctgctgcgaagcagatttgctcttcagataccccgaggcatagagccatgtctgtaaaacctccaggggaAGAACTGGCCTCATCCAGCAACTGGCAGACACTGGTTGGGAgaattttactgcttttattttgGTGGCAGCAGATAAAGAAAAGAAACCTATATCTGCTGCCAACCCCCTACCAAGATAAGGGGACATAGCCCACCAAGATAGGATGCCCACCAGAGGGCACTATCCTGAGGACCTCCTCAAACCTGGAGTCAGTCCTGGATCTGGACATGCTTAGCATCAATCCTATAGATGAGCCATTGTAACAGTATACTGTAGGTGGGTTGTGGTAGCGTAGCTTCTGTTGCATCCTATGCTTGATGGGTGGAGCAAGTTCATCTTGTCCATCAGCTGTCTCTACAACACAATATATTTATACTAAGCTAAATGTCCAGTAAGGCAAATGCTCTTATTTGTGTAAAGAAACTTAATTTCCACTTGTCAATTATAAAGTTTCAATTGAAATTTTCATAGAATCATAGCATTTCAGAACTGGAAGGGATATTGGATGTCTCCTAATCCAACTCCCTGGTCGGTGTCAGTGTGTTACAGCAGCCCaggcagatggccatccagcctgaTTGAAAACTGCTTTCAAAGGAGAACCCAACTGCAGGGCgatttccagactagaccctacaatggggtcaggatgaatctcggaagtgtgcttccacactacctgtgtcatgacactgcagtccctacatggacagcagggtgccgttcacatttccaatgccttgttgcaaatttaactgctgcgatatagagcaagggcGTCGTCtatctggtgtgaaaaagtaGCTGTTTTTTCAgtttgttagttgctgcgagactgctccccctgctgtttacgttctgaatgcaacttgcccgaatggaggcattttgctgctgagcagctagtctggaaagcacccaggagacagactgttccactgccaaaCAGTTCTTAACAGTACGgcaattcctcctaatgtctagtctgaatctgcttccttgcaattccaACTCATTAGCTGTAGTCctaccctcaggagcaacaaGAACAAATCTGCTCATTTatgtggcaggctggcagccctTCAGAGATTCAAAGACCGCCATTATATCTACccttaatcttctcttctccaggctaaatattCCTAGCGACTAcaatttacatactgcttttcaacaaaagttttcaaagcggtttacatagaaaaataacaactaaagatggctccctgtcccccaaaggctcacaaactaaaaagaaatgtaagttaGAGTCTAGCAATAACCAtagaagggatgctgtgctgaggctggataggaacagttgcccTCACCCCCAACCTAAAGAGAAGCAAATATCTTTAAaatttagcaggggttagcttCTGCTCAGTTAGctcgttgctcagttagcaagggtcagCTCCGTCAACCTTTCCTCACAGGACTAGGCGTCTAAACCCCTCACCATCCTTGCTGCCCTTCTCtaaacctgttccagtttatccaTGTCCTTAATATGTGGTGCCAAGAACTCCCCTTTTTTGTTCTTCAACTTTCTGAAAGATTAAATGGTCAGCCAGGCAGGTCAATAATTTTTTGGACTTCCCACCCTTAGTAGAGTCAGACTAGTTtgttatattgtatctattgttgttttattgcatttctattgtAAGCCACTCAAACAGCagtgtattggaggggtgggatagaaatattttaaataaatacataaaatccaATAGACATTCAGCAAGTGGATAATTGAAGTGCCTCATAACTATGGCTTGCCTCTTCAAAAGTTTGAAAATCTGATTTAGGACAGTACCATCTAAGAGCGGAACCAGCCAAACGGTGGCTTGTGTTCggctctccctggtggccccgcCAGTAACACCCTGTGCGCATTACATCACACGCACAGGCGTGTGGCTTGGGTGTgccgagcaagctctccctttCTTATTTCAAGCAGTGTTTGAGGCAGTCCTCGCTGGAGGccgaggaagggaaataaacgctgtcaggcagcaagtgttgCCTGGAAATTAGAGAGGAAGGACTGGGGCGGGTCTTCGGGCAatcgggccatgccccctttgcgcatgacatcatgtgcaacgggggctccagtggcccttttcattggcagcccaggttctttgaatccatttgctCAATGATGCCTTCACCCCTGGCACCATCCATGTCCTCTGCTTGGCCAAGTGGTCCATAGTAAATTCCCACAATGCTAttgcttttatttctctctccttttatttttgCCCAGACACTTTCAATAGGGCTTCCATTTTCAGATTCATGGATTTTTGTGCAGATGTGTACATTATCTGCATAAAATACAATTCCCCTTTTCTGGAGGATCTATTCTTTTTGAACAAGTTATACCTTTCAAGTACTAAATTCCAGTCATAAATCTCATCCCACCAAGTTTCAGGGCTGCacaagagacatattttcaggtagcacaggAGGGTGTCAAAAGTGGCCACTTCTCCGCTGCACTggtccccctgaaggaccaggtttgcagtccgTGAGTGCTCATCGATCTAGCACGGTCACTAGAGACTCAAGCGGCCTTTGTGGCTTGGAgtgtcttttatcagcttcggctgcaggggtgtagcaaggttggagtgggcccagagacaagatttaaaaatgcccccccccaagctcagctattgtggacgatgcaagtcatttaatggtactagagaaagacatgctgttctggtagctccaggtcttaacactcacatcaatttcgggggatgaaaacaactgaaggaagcccgggtgggtgtgtggctgggggagtcagtcatgtgacttgcctctggggggccccccaaggcagtgggcccccagacaactgtctccccttgccctattatagttacgcccttgttcggctgatatgccaattGCGACTTTATCTGGACAgcgatagcttggccacagttactcacactctggtaacctcttgcttaggtTACTGCAATGTATTggacatggggctgcctttgaaaacagcctggaaactgcagctggtacacaaTAGGAATGCAAGATTCATTAACTGGGACTTAACCTTTTTttcatattacgccagtgcttcgtcagctgcactgactcccagtccatttcagggcccaattcaaagtgctggttttaaactttaaagccctaaatggcttgagatcGGGTTACTTGAGAGATCGCCTTGCTCTCATACATCCCTACCTGATCCTTAAGATCtgcttcggaggccctcctccagatgcccttgccaaatgaggtgaggagggtggctactagggagagggccttttc
Coding sequences within it:
- the LOC128330129 gene encoding phthioceranic/hydroxyphthioceranic acid synthase-like; this encodes MTSQDEIAIVGIGCNFPGGEGLDSFWKVLETGRNCTIEIPPERFNIKEWYDPDDNKPGKIRTTSAALLDKFNSFDNKLFGIDNEEAEHMDPQQKLLMECTYRALEDAGITTEDISCTKTGVFVGLTNRDYENLTSRAVAETNQYDITGTAMSIAANRISHTFNLTGPSLAIDTACSSFLSALHFACNAIKQGDCESALCGGVNCIIDPWKFVSMSKAKMVSSEGISKAFSKKADGYGRGEGCGVLLLKPLKKAKEEFNKIWGVVSISAINQNGSVTPATGTSHIEQEKLLLSIYPTHIDPSAVQYIETLGTSNPSVDAIEAESLGNIIGKKRSPKVSALKIGSVKGNIGHTESAAGAAGLIKVLLMMHHGKIVPSLRFSESNSSINTEKLNLCVPTMVEKWDESSEYGRVAAVNCFGFGGTNVHVVVRQVKQAQALPPSKRPAELFVISAASRYSLKQAMEDTARHVNTSASATLPDLAYTSACRRSHINYKYRKAFVASSLQHLEQQLSSAAEMEIAPSNKPPELVFVFSGNNLNFKGICKILLRSEPVFRDKCIEIKQLFQQFSPTGIWELTGSDHKDLSRPEIAQPLLFTLQVALVTLLQSWGIKPTAAVGHSVGEVAAAHCAGFLSLEDAVKVIYHRSRLQAKVPGGRMLVVGNIPVEEVSGTLEALKGKVCVAAFNGPQSCTLSGDADSINALQKDLSERFIKRNIFLHDVNGPIAYHSHMMDPVLAEMAANLSELKKGKPEIDLISTTGKAPSDADFVTGDYWARQARDPVCFAQALTDLAKDRENIVFVEIGPHRALQRYIFETLGTETRALLSLQIDKEYITLLNLIKDVFELGLNVNWQNLYEGYQSVPSAYPRYQFDHTKLMPHLNINQQATNRTTCSSHPLICSVNTDNSEFICSLSRSPTQYLYEYKNHGVTLVPSTFFVELALAAVISSLRPKVPLSLCQMNIIFASPCVLKENPHDFKIKVESQQRISEFRILSGAANMVHVSGHVTKNTETFIEEKSISLQDIFQRCRSVASNDKVYETLSLSGFHYGPTFRQLSDIFYCEELKEAITTVKVKRQIAEEMHEYCIHPILLDCFLQMARVLATVTSKIQVVGLSSISSLVVARPLEEEMMIYLKTSKSTDNYLEFCGCFTDKYGFVLSELKCVQITCVKDIPKKDNEVLFENKWREITSDQTMQNLPKAPRVVVFADKFGIAQQLKNYLHSESRFVTYQDWDKMLVTKRTDTSAQNKINLELQGYHDVLFMWGIQKLNETLPEKVVKYSVRCCEAFRQVVIALKEKKSNCSITIITFRTSDGKVDHINSGFGLYGMTRTCMIEVPEITFQIIDISSTSTIDISALADVLVKYKAQDYPEVWIDEGRIYSSEIRRTHIEATAFNMPPQPLQNSEMCILYTADPYDVNKLSAELASPCAQLGNHSVEVQVEKISIHSEDYFPVTVSSCKFGKTLYWNSHTTDKHQLLALDFTGTVTATGTEVKKIKVGDHIVSCYPVSAASRVKIPETVCFNTQKFPYFRNIPCMSFFWVAREVLHKTLPMPKHSEMLGIISTEPESVLCKVIMFLAQDIGWKTIITNHLTGLWQRVNQCHALIFLPPLNGIFKQGLTCLFHLRDIVLIYGTEQPECLRYLIGSDHEHIHIHTVNLIHIFQKASLIQSQKDIYWWLKSVNMKQLRHLPFSIFQQAGKLEPSDIAISYFNCKSVPVAVLKSEEEDSKTSDIPVMETGKRLFKQNAVYIVTGGLTGLGFETVKFVAQNGGGRILILSEKNLSAEMQKEINNLQDHCGWCRIASLQCNVIFSSEVEKAIRSISKMFPNCPIKGVFHSAMILHDQPLEMLTMPHFEKVLNPKVAGAINLHRATQGQELDHFVCHSSVSSFLGNATQSNDAAANSFLDFFCHYRRNKGLSGQSINWGVLHLGDLQGQEHIGNILQPNGIEVLQVNDIHEYLKRSLILNNPQQVVAKLNFQTLANYVLSQNLSLRSRFYSLVSEETASNSELTSETASPNLSLPVDYITSLLNGLSDTQLGDISLHTPLCSLGIDSTVAFSLQNRILLERGLEIPLVKLLDPHSTISTLILYLKENSNTTNSHVAQCSDAGSWL